The Streptomyces capitiformicae genome contains the following window.
ACTCCCTCATCGCCTCATGCCGCGCGATCGCCTCATGCCGCGCGATCGCTGTGCGTCGGACGATCGCTGTGCGTCGGACGATCGTCATGTGCCGGGCGTCGTCGTCGGCGTTCGCGGTCCTTGCGGAGCAGTGCGGTGCGCTCGTCCTCGCCCATGCCGCCCCACACGCCGGCCGTCTGCCCGCTGCCGAGCGCCCAGTTCAGGCAATCGCTCGTCACCGGGCAGCGGGCGCAGACGCGCTTGGCGGCGGCGATGTCGTCGAGCGCCGGTCCTGTGGTGCCCACGGGGAAGAACAGTTCGGGGTCCTCTCCCACGCAGGCCGCTTCCCGCAACCACTCCATGCGGGGCCGGGTGCCCAGGACGGATGGGGGAAAACACGGCATCCGGGCCCGGCGGAGCCGAGCCCTCCGGAGTGTCAGCGGGCCAGTACGCCGTCCACGAACTCCTTGACGTGCGACAGGACTTCGTCCTTGTTCGTCTCGTTGAACACCTCGTGCCGGGCGCCCGGATACACCCGCTCGGTCCAGTCGACGCCGCGGAACTCCTCGATGCCCGTACGGCTGCCGGCCAGCGGCACGATCCGGTCGTCGTCGCCGTGCATCCACAGCAACGGGAGCGAACCGATGCTCCCGCCCTTGGAGATCGTCTCCAGCATGCGGCCCCAGGCCTCCAACGTCGGCCGCTTGAACGGGCCGTGCCACACCAGCGGATCGTTCGCGTACGCGGCCCCGACCGCCGCGTCGCGCGAGAGCTGCTTCGGATCGAGCGGGATGTTGGGCACCTCCGGCGGCGCCAACAGCACCCCCAGCGGCTCCCAGATGCCGATCACCGGGCCGGACAGGACGAGCGCGGTGAGCCCGGCACCGTACCGCTGGGCGTACCGTGCGGCGATCAGCCCACCCATGGAGTGGCCGATCAGCACCAGCGGCACCCCCGGGTACGCGGTCCGGGCCAACTGCTCCACCGCGTGCACATCGGCGACCACGTCCTCGAAGTCCTCGATCAGCACCCGCTCGCCGGCCGACCTGCCGTGCCCCATGTGGTCGGGGCCGAACACCGCCGCCCCGTGGGCGACCAGGGTGTCGGCCACATGCTCGTACCGGCCGATGTGTTCGCCGTAGCCGTGGACCAGGAGCGCGATGTACCTCGGGTCCTCGCACGGCCACTCCCGTGCGGTGACACCGCCCCGGGTACCGGCGAAGGTGTGCTCGCGCGAGTCGGCCATGGCTTCTCCCACTGGGTCGGTGAAGGTACCCCGGGGATCTTGCCAGGCGGCCCGGCGCTGGTCCATGGTGCCGAGCGCCGCAGGCCGGAACCGGTGCCGGAATCCCGCACCGTCGGTGGCAGGGGACACCAGGCGAGACGCTCCTGTCGCACTCCGATAGGTGGGCATAGCATCGGACTCCGCATGAACACGATGACTCTCTGGCACCTGTCCGCGGCCGAGTTCGCGATCCTCGCCTTCGCCGCTCTGCTCGTCGGCTTCTCGAAGACCGCTGTGAGCGGTGCCAACACGGTCAGTCTCGCGATCTTCGCGGCGGTCCTGCCCGCCCGCGCCTCGACGGGTGTCCTGCTGCCGCTCCTGATCGTCGGCGACGTCCTCGCCGTGCTGACCTACCGCCGGCACGCCCACTGGCCCACCCTCTGGCGGCTGTTCCCGGCGGTCGGCGCGGGCGTCGTGTTCGGCACGCTGTTCCTGATGTGGGCGGACGACCAGATCGTACGGACCTCGATCGGCGCGATCCTGCTGCTGATGACGGCCGTCACAGTCTGGCGCCGCCGCACCGCCGACAAGGAGGACGAACCGGACGCGGTCACGACCCGCGCCGGCCGCGCGAAGGCCCGCTCGTACGGCGTGCTCGGCGGCTTCACCACCATGGTCGCCAACGCCGGCGGCCCCGTGATGTCCATGTACCTGCTCTCGGCCGGCTTCCGGAAGCTCGGCTTCCTGGGCACGTCGGCCTTCTTCTTCCTGATCGTCAACGTCTCCAAGGTGCCCTTCAGCGTGGGCCTCGGCCTCATCGACGGCCCGTCCCTGCTGCTGGACGCGGCGCTCGCCCTGTTCGTCCTGCCGGGCGCGCTGCTCGGCAAGTGGGCGGTGGACCGCATCAACCAGCGGCTGTTCGAGCAGATCGTGATCGCCGCGACGGTCGTGGGCGGCTTGCAGCTACTGCTGCGCTGAGCCGCTCAGCAGGGCGGGCAGGTCCGCGAAGGAATCGATCACATGGTCGGGTCTGCCGCTCGCCGCCCGATGGGTCTCCGGCAGATATTTGCCGGTCCGCACAAGGACTCCGGTGACCCCGGCCCGCTGCGCCGCCAGCACATCGGACTCGATGTCGTCGCCCACCATCAGCGCCTCCTCTGCGCCGACGCCCACGTGCGCCAGTGCCGCCTCGAAGAACGCCGGCGCCGGCTTCCCGGTGATCTCGGCCTCGGTACGGGCGGCCTGCTCCAGCCCTGCGAGGAACGCACCGGCGTCCAGTTGCAGCCCCTCGTCCGTCCGCCAGTAGAGATTGCGGTGCATCGCGACCAGCCGGGCACCGCGCTGAAGGTGCCCGAAGGCCCGGTTGAGCGAGGCGTAGTCGAACTCGGGACCGGCACCACCGACGATCACGACATCCGGCACGGTGTCGGTGTCTTCGACGTCGATGTCCTTGACGTCGATGTCCTCGAAGTCCATGTCCTGGGAGTCGACCACGTTCACTTCGGCGAGGTCCTCGCGGATGTCACCGCTGTTCAGCAGCGCGCAGCGCGCCCCGGGACAGTGCGCGGCGAGGTACGCGGCGGTCACGGAGGGCGCGGTCAGGATGTCCTCGGCGCTCACCGGGAACCCCGCGCCGCCCAGCGTCTCGGCGATCGACGCACGGGTGCGGGACGTCGTGTTGGTGACCAGGGCGACCGCCAGACCGGCCCCGCGGATCTCCGCCAACGCCTCGACCGCGCCGGGCAGCGGCTTCCACGAGACGGTGAGCACTCCGTCGATGTCGATGAGGACGGCACGTTTCGAGGCCATACCCGGACGATACCCACGTATATCCACGGGGTCCCGGGAGCCACGGCAGACGCGTCGCACTGGCGTCCTACTCGTCAGGCCGCCCCCGTACGCTCGACGTCATGGCCCCGCACATCCTGGTCCTCGGCGGCACCACCGAGGCCCGCGAACTCGCCACGACGCTCGTGGCCCGGCCCGACATACGGGTGACCACGTCCCTCGCCGGGCGGGTCTCCCGGCCGGGGGCGCTCGAAGGGGACGTACGGATCGGTGGGTTCGGCGGCGCGGACGGGCTGGCGGACTGGCTGCGCGAGCACGACGTCGACGCGGTCGTCGATGCCACGCACCCCTTCGCCACGGCCATCACCGTGAACGCGGCCGAGGCGGCGAGGGCCACCGGCACCCCTGCCGTCGTCCTGCGCCGACCGGGCTGGCGGCCCGGCCCCGGCGACCGTTGGCACGACGCGGGCTCCCTCACCGAAGCCGCGGCCCAGTTGCCGGCGCTGGGCCGTCGGATCTTCCTGACGACCGGCCGCCTGGGCCTCGCGGCCTTCGCGCACCTGGCCGAACTCCACTTCCTCGTAAGGTCGGTGGAAGCCCCCGAACCGCCGCTGCCCCCGCACACGCACGTCCTGCTCGCACGCGGCCCGTTCACGGTCGCCGGCGAGCGGGCCGTGCTGCGCGAGCACCGCGTCGACGTCCTCGTCACCAAGGACAGCGGGGGAGAGGCGACCGCCGCGAAGCTCGTCGCCGCCCGGGAACTGGGGCTGCCGGTCGTCGTCGTACGACGTCCGCCGCTGCCCGAGGGCGTGACAGCGGTGCCCGACGTGCCGGGGGTACTGGCCCGGCTGGACCTGGACTCACGGTGACGCGCGGCGGTGGCTCATCCCTCCGGATGCCTGCGCAGCAGGTACGTGTCCATGATCCAGCCCTTGCGCTCCCGGGCCTCGGCGCGCAGCCGCTCGATGCGCGGTGCGGTCTC
Protein-coding sequences here:
- a CDS encoding sulfite exporter TauE/SafE family protein, producing MNTMTLWHLSAAEFAILAFAALLVGFSKTAVSGANTVSLAIFAAVLPARASTGVLLPLLIVGDVLAVLTYRRHAHWPTLWRLFPAVGAGVVFGTLFLMWADDQIVRTSIGAILLLMTAVTVWRRRTADKEDEPDAVTTRAGRAKARSYGVLGGFTTMVANAGGPVMSMYLLSAGFRKLGFLGTSAFFFLIVNVSKVPFSVGLGLIDGPSLLLDAALALFVLPGALLGKWAVDRINQRLFEQIVIAATVVGGLQLLLR
- a CDS encoding WhiB family transcriptional regulator, with amino-acid sequence MEWLREAACVGEDPELFFPVGTTGPALDDIAAAKRVCARCPVTSDCLNWALGSGQTAGVWGGMGEDERTALLRKDRERRRRRPAHDDRPTHSDRPTHSDRAA
- a CDS encoding HAD-IIA family hydrolase — translated: MASKRAVLIDIDGVLTVSWKPLPGAVEALAEIRGAGLAVALVTNTTSRTRASIAETLGGAGFPVSAEDILTAPSVTAAYLAAHCPGARCALLNSGDIREDLAEVNVVDSQDMDFEDIDVKDIDVEDTDTVPDVVIVGGAGPEFDYASLNRAFGHLQRGARLVAMHRNLYWRTDEGLQLDAGAFLAGLEQAARTEAEITGKPAPAFFEAALAHVGVGAEEALMVGDDIESDVLAAQRAGVTGVLVRTGKYLPETHRAASGRPDHVIDSFADLPALLSGSAQQ
- a CDS encoding cobalt-precorrin-6A reductase, whose product is MAPHILVLGGTTEARELATTLVARPDIRVTTSLAGRVSRPGALEGDVRIGGFGGADGLADWLREHDVDAVVDATHPFATAITVNAAEAARATGTPAVVLRRPGWRPGPGDRWHDAGSLTEAAAQLPALGRRIFLTTGRLGLAAFAHLAELHFLVRSVEAPEPPLPPHTHVLLARGPFTVAGERAVLREHRVDVLVTKDSGGEATAAKLVAARELGLPVVVVRRPPLPEGVTAVPDVPGVLARLDLDSR
- a CDS encoding alpha/beta hydrolase, with the translated sequence MADSREHTFAGTRGGVTAREWPCEDPRYIALLVHGYGEHIGRYEHVADTLVAHGAAVFGPDHMGHGRSAGERVLIEDFEDVVADVHAVEQLARTAYPGVPLVLIGHSMGGLIAARYAQRYGAGLTALVLSGPVIGIWEPLGVLLAPPEVPNIPLDPKQLSRDAAVGAAYANDPLVWHGPFKRPTLEAWGRMLETISKGGSIGSLPLLWMHGDDDRIVPLAGSRTGIEEFRGVDWTERVYPGARHEVFNETNKDEVLSHVKEFVDGVLAR